The genomic segment GGTTGGTTGTGCGTCATCACTGACGCGAGTGGATGCCTGGCAGGGCGACCCCGAGGGCGCAGCGAATCCGGCCGTGTTGAAAGCCCCGGGTGAAATTCAGGTGGCTGCCATCAATGGCAGAAGCATGACCCGCTTCATGCTGGATGACTTGGCGTTGGATTATGGCTTACTGCCTGGTGAAACCGAGGTAGTCTTTACCTACAAGACCATCTGGGCCAGAACCGGGGTAGTTCGAGATGGCGAATCCAAGGTGCATACCGTTGAAAGCGAGCAGCAAGTTGTGCGCTTCGATGCCCAGTCGGGGGCAGAGTATCGCTTCCGTTTTGACAAGCCGTCGTCTCGGCAGCAGGCAGAAGCCATGATGGCAGACTTCTCTGTGGCTATTATCGATAGTAACGGAACGCTGGTTGCTGAATCCAGCAAATGGGATGGGGCGTCACAGGCCAGCGCTCCGCGCACACCTTTGGCTGCATCTGGCGGTAGTACCGGCAGCGAATCTGGCTCGACTACGCTGGAGCGCCTGAAAGCGCTGTGGGAAGACGCTACCGAGGAAGAAAAGCGAACCTTCCTGCGCTGGGCGTTTGAGTAATACTGGCCTCGGGTCGGGCGTTGGTGCCCGGCCCGGGCTATCGGCGAAACCGCTGAAGCCCGCCTTTTATCATGGTTTCAAGAGCTCCTAATACTTCATCCGTCAGGTTCTGGCCATTGCCATGCGGAGTCTCCAGCCCTTGATCGGGGCCGAGGTCATGCAGACATTCCTCGATACCCGTCAGGCTACCCTCAATCAAATCTTTCAGACTGTCTCCATCGGGAACCACATCCGGGCACAGGGTAAAGTTCAGTGTCAGTTGTCCCTGATAGCTTACAGCGACAATGACCAGCCCAAGGCTGTCGAACAGTGGGGCCGTGTTGTATTGCCGGATCAGTCGCGCGCCTTGAAGGAACAACGGAACTTGTGGTCCGGGTACATTGGTGATCGGCAAGTTAAATAGCGGGTGATAACGCTGCGCTACCTGCAGCTCGGAATACAGCCGGGCAGACAGCGCCAACAGGGTGGAAGGTAATAATTCAGTCAGCCGGTCGGCAGCAATAGCTTCGCGGTAGGGTTCTGACTCTACCGCGTTCTGATGGATCCGCCGGATACGAGCCGCGGGATTGGGTTCGTTGGTGGCAAGATCCAGCAGCATCGCAGACATCTGGTTGCCGGTGGCCTTTCGCAGGCTGCTGGAGCGCACGGAAATCGGTGTCATTGCCACCAGTGATTTGTCTGTGTCGCCCCCCTGTTGCTCGAGGTAACGGCGCAGGGTCTCCGCGCATAATCCGAGCACAACGTCGTTCAGGGTGACATCCCCGAGGCTTGCCTTGATCGCTTTGAGTCGGGATAGACTGACACTGGCGGACACAATGCGTCGGTTGGCGGTAATCTGCCGGTTAAACGGGCTGTGGGGAGCGGTGAACAGGGGGAAGGGTACCGGCAGCTTCTGCAGCTGTTTCTTGATCAGGCCCCGGGCGGTGGCTTCTGCCGCGTTGTAAGCGAGTGAAGCAACCTGCATAGGAGTCTTGAGCATATTAGCGCCGGCCTGAAGAAAGACGCGCTCTTCGGATGGCTCTGGTCGTGCCAGCCATGGGCGTGGCGGTGCAATGGGACGGGGCTCCGGCGTATATTCCAGTAACTTGCCCATGATTTCCTCGCCACTGAAGGCATCAATGGCGGCATGGTGCAGTTTGACGATCAGCGCAAACCCTTGTTTGTCACCTTCCGGGTCGTCAATGCGAAAGCCGTCGACAAACGTAATGTGCCACAGGGGGCGGTCACGTTTGAGCGGCTCCTCCATGATTTTTGATGTCAGCGACATCAGGCTTGCCTGTTTACCGTGTTCACCCAGGTTAACGTAGGCGAGGTGCCGCTCAATGCTGAAGCTGGGGTCATCAATCCAGTACGGGCGCCCGAGGCGCAGGGGGATTTCCTTGAGCTTTTGCCGAAACAGGGGCACCACGTGCAGGCGGCTGCGCAGGTAGGACACAAACGTGCTGAATGCCAGGGGATCGCTCAGGCCGCTGGCGTCGAACAGGTACACACCGCCAATGTGCATGGGGGTGGTTTCTGACTCCAGGTACAGAAACGAGGCATCCAGTTCCGACAGCTGACGCATCCAGTGCACTCCCTGTGTGTCACGGTTAAGGTTGCGGGCTACGGAGTATAGCCCATGGCATGACGGAGCCTATTGGCCCCGGTGCCTCGATTTTATTCCGGTTGAAGCCATTTGTGGATGGTCTCATCCTGGCTGAGTCTGTCCCAGAACCACATCAATGCCTTGCCTTTGTCTTCGCTATGGCGGGCCAGATGTACGCTGATGGCGGAGCGGGGTTCACTCGTCTCTTTGGCAATCAGCGAGCCCCTGGCGAGCTGGTTCCGGATTCTCGGGTAGGGCAGCCAGCCAACCCCCAGTCCTGCCTCCTGGGCCAGAATCTTTTGGTCAATGTTGCTGACGGTGAGGGTTCTCTGGCGCCGGAATATTCCCGCATGGCCGGGTGGCAGCGAGCGCGACGTATCTGCCGCTACCGCTGCCGGATACTGTGCAATATCCGCTTCGGCCAGGGGTGCGGTCACGCTGGCCAGAGGGTGCTCTGAGCCCACCGCAAACACAAACGGCACCTCCCCTAGCGATTTGGTCGTGAAAGCTCCGGCAGGTTTGCTCAGCAGGTCTGCTCCGACAACCATGTCAACGCGGCGGCTTTGCAGGGCATCCCAGGCACCGGCGAAGACTTCTTCGATAATCTGCACGTCAACCGGAACCCCAAGCTGATGAAAATCCTGAATGGCCGGAAACAGGCACTCAGCCGGCAGTAGCGAGTTGAATCCAATACGCAGCCGGGTTTCCCAGCCTTGGGCCACCTGGCGCGTGGTATGGGCAAGGTTCTCTGCGGCCTCCAGCAGTGAGCGCCCTTCGTCTAGCAGATAACGCCCCGCCGAGGTCAGCACGGCCTTGTGGCCACTGCGGTCAAAGATACTGACGTTCAGATCCTCTTCCAGTTTCTGAACGGTGTAACTGATGGCCGAAGGCACCCGGAACAACTCCGAGGCGGCTCCGGCAAAACTGCCCTTGCGGTCAATGGCGTCCAGCACTTTGAGTGCGTCAATCGTAATGGCTGTATGCATGTTCGAATAATCTGAAAGTGTTTGCCAGAAATGCTTGCTATCAGCCTACCAGCCCACCCGGTAACCTGTCTCTAACATTTGTAAACGGGGTCAGACCCCTGTGAATGAGTGTGGACAAATAAATTGGGGTCAGACCCCTGTTGATAAGTCTGCAGTTATGCACAGGGGCCTGACCCCAGAGGAGGTATGATGGGTTTATTGGTGGATGGTCAGTGGCATGATGAGTGGTACGACACCGAAAAAACCGGTGGCAAGTTCGAGCGTGAAGCGGCGCGGTTTCGCAACTGGGTGACCGCGGACGGTTCGCCCGGCCCGGCCGGGGAGGGCGGTTTTGCAGCGGAGAGTGGGCGCTACCACCTGTATGTGTCGATGGCCTGCCCCTGGGCGCACCGGACACTGATTTTCCGGAAGCTTAAGGGGCTTGAGCAACACATTGGGGTGTCGGTTGTGCATCCGGATATGGTGGAGAATGGCTGGGAGTTCCGGGAGGATGACCCGGCTCACCATGATCACCTCTACCAGTCGCAGTTTATGCATCAGATTTACACACGGGCCGCGCCAGACTATTCCGGGAGGGTGACCGTACCGGTGTTGTGGGATAAGCGGCAGGAAACCATTGTCAGCAATGAATCTGCCGATATTATCCGGATGTTCAATTCCGCGTTTAACGGCCTGGAAGGTGTGAGTTCCGGTCTGGACCTATACCCGGAGCAGTTGCGCCAGCAGATCGATTCGGTGAACGAGCGGGTTTATGACACTGTTAACAATGGTGTTTACAAAGCCGGCTTCGCGACTGCGCAGGACAAATACGAAGAAGCCTACAGCGCGCTGTTTGATTCTCTGGACTGGCTTGAGCAGATTCTGGCGGGGCAGCGTTATCTGACCGGCAGTCAGCTCACCGAAGCAGACTGGCGCTTGTTCACCACGTTGATTCGGTTTGATGCGGTGTATTACAGCCACTTCAAATGCAATCGCCGGCAGATCCGGGACTATCCGAACCTGTCAGGTTATGTGCGGGAGTTGTTCCAGGTGCCTGGAGTGGCCGAGACGGTGGATATTCGGCAGATCAAGCGGCATTACTATGTCAGCCAGCGCACGATCAACCCGACACAGGTGGTGCCGGTGGGGCCAGAGCTGGACTTCGATGCGCCTCATGGTCGCGAGCAGGTTGGCTAGGATAGAAAGCGGGCGGCGCCTGATGGGTTGCCGCCCGCGGATGTAATCAACTGACGCGGGCTACGGCCACGTCAGTCAGCAACTCCAGAGCCTGCCGGTGCTCGGACTCTGGCAGGCAGGTGAGCAGGTCGCGGGCGATCCGGGCCTGCTTCTTTGCCTTGGCCATGGTGTATTCAATGGCGCCGGAGGCTTTGACGATCGCCAGTACCCTCGGCAGGTCGTCCAGCCCGCCTTTGCGGATGGCCTGGCGAATAAGCTGGCGTTCTTCGTCGCTCCCTTTGGCCATGGCGTAAATCAGCGGCAGTGTGGTTTTGCCCTCGGCCAGGTCATCGCCCACATTCTTGCCCATGGTCTCGGCATCGCCCTGGTAGTCCAGAACATCGTCCACCAGCTGGAAGGCCAGGCCCAGGTGTTTGCCGTAGTCTTTCAGGGCGGCTTCCTGTTCCGGGTCGGCACCCGCGAGCAAGGCGCCGGTGTGGGAGGAGGCCTCGAACAGCATGGCGGTCTTGTTGTGGATAACCACCATGTACTGTTCTTCGGTAAGATCCGGGTTTTTTACATTCATTAGCTGCATTACTTCGCCTTCGGCAATCACCGCCGTGGCGTGGGACAGCACGTTCATGATCGGCAGACTTTCCAGTTCCACCATCATCTCGAAGGCCCGGGCGTAGAGGAAATCGCCTACCAAAACACTGGGGGCATTGCCCCATTTGGCGTTGGCGGTACTCCGGCCACGGCGCATGTCAGAGGTATCGACCACATCGTCGTGAAGCAGGGTGGCGGTGTGCAGGAACTC from the Marinobacter sp. LQ44 genome contains:
- a CDS encoding DUF2057 family protein — encoded protein: MSMCYVFRVFKLVALMLSVTLVGCASSLTRVDAWQGDPEGAANPAVLKAPGEIQVAAINGRSMTRFMLDDLALDYGLLPGETEVVFTYKTIWARTGVVRDGESKVHTVESEQQVVRFDAQSGAEYRFRFDKPSSRQQAEAMMADFSVAIIDSNGTLVAESSKWDGASQASAPRTPLAASGGSTGSESGSTTLERLKALWEDATEEEKRTFLRWAFE
- a CDS encoding LysR substrate-binding domain-containing protein; this encodes MHTAITIDALKVLDAIDRKGSFAGAASELFRVPSAISYTVQKLEEDLNVSIFDRSGHKAVLTSAGRYLLDEGRSLLEAAENLAHTTRQVAQGWETRLRIGFNSLLPAECLFPAIQDFHQLGVPVDVQIIEEVFAGAWDALQSRRVDMVVGADLLSKPAGAFTTKSLGEVPFVFAVGSEHPLASVTAPLAEADIAQYPAAVAADTSRSLPPGHAGIFRRQRTLTVSNIDQKILAQEAGLGVGWLPYPRIRNQLARGSLIAKETSEPRSAISVHLARHSEDKGKALMWFWDRLSQDETIHKWLQPE
- a CDS encoding WS/DGAT/MGAT family O-acyltransferase translates to MRQLSELDASFLYLESETTPMHIGGVYLFDASGLSDPLAFSTFVSYLRSRLHVVPLFRQKLKEIPLRLGRPYWIDDPSFSIERHLAYVNLGEHGKQASLMSLTSKIMEEPLKRDRPLWHITFVDGFRIDDPEGDKQGFALIVKLHHAAIDAFSGEEIMGKLLEYTPEPRPIAPPRPWLARPEPSEERVFLQAGANMLKTPMQVASLAYNAAEATARGLIKKQLQKLPVPFPLFTAPHSPFNRQITANRRIVSASVSLSRLKAIKASLGDVTLNDVVLGLCAETLRRYLEQQGGDTDKSLVAMTPISVRSSSLRKATGNQMSAMLLDLATNEPNPAARIRRIHQNAVESEPYREAIAADRLTELLPSTLLALSARLYSELQVAQRYHPLFNLPITNVPGPQVPLFLQGARLIRQYNTAPLFDSLGLVIVAVSYQGQLTLNFTLCPDVVPDGDSLKDLIEGSLTGIEECLHDLGPDQGLETPHGNGQNLTDEVLGALETMIKGGLQRFRR
- the ispB gene encoding octaprenyl diphosphate synthase — encoded protein: MTAQRIHDTVAEDFSRVNDLIIQRLASDVPMVEKIAQYIIESGGKRLRPLLVLLSSRAAGYRENEHLKLAAVIEFLHTATLLHDDVVDTSDMRRGRSTANAKWGNAPSVLVGDFLYARAFEMMVELESLPIMNVLSHATAVIAEGEVMQLMNVKNPDLTEEQYMVVIHNKTAMLFEASSHTGALLAGADPEQEAALKDYGKHLGLAFQLVDDVLDYQGDAETMGKNVGDDLAEGKTTLPLIYAMAKGSDEERQLIRQAIRKGGLDDLPRVLAIVKASGAIEYTMAKAKKQARIARDLLTCLPESEHRQALELLTDVAVARVS
- a CDS encoding glutathione S-transferase family protein, whose translation is MGLLVDGQWHDEWYDTEKTGGKFEREAARFRNWVTADGSPGPAGEGGFAAESGRYHLYVSMACPWAHRTLIFRKLKGLEQHIGVSVVHPDMVENGWEFREDDPAHHDHLYQSQFMHQIYTRAAPDYSGRVTVPVLWDKRQETIVSNESADIIRMFNSAFNGLEGVSSGLDLYPEQLRQQIDSVNERVYDTVNNGVYKAGFATAQDKYEEAYSALFDSLDWLEQILAGQRYLTGSQLTEADWRLFTTLIRFDAVYYSHFKCNRRQIRDYPNLSGYVRELFQVPGVAETVDIRQIKRHYYVSQRTINPTQVVPVGPELDFDAPHGREQVG